GTTGAGAAATAAAATGAATAAAGCATTATTGCCTACAGGGCTGCATGATTTGTTATTCCCGAAAGCCGGAGCGCAAATAAATATAGTCGCAAAAATATCAAAGCATGTTGAAGGATACGGTTATCAGAAAGTATCTCCTCCGGCTATTGAATATGAAGATAGCCTTTTCGCAGGTGCCGGACGTTTTTTAAAGAAAAACACGTTCCGCTTTATGGATCCGCAATCAGATAAGATGATGGGTGTGCGTTCCGATATGACCGTTCAGATAGCCAGAATAGCCGCAACAAGGCTGGTTAATACACCAAAGCCGCTAAGGCTTTCATATGCAGGTGACGTATTCAGAGTAAAAGGTGACGGTCTGCACGCAGAACGCCAGTTCACACAGACAGGCATAGAATTGATAGGCGTTGATAACGCCTATGCTGATGCGGAGGTTGTGATAGTGGCTCTGGGAGCGCTGAAAGCCGCCGGTGTTAAGAGGTTGTGCATAGATTTTAATTTACCCGATTTGGCGGGGATAGTCCTTAAAGAACTGGGTTTTAAAAAAGAAGATCGCAAGCCGCTTTTTTCGGCAATAAAAAGAAAAGATGAAACGGCTATTAATAATCTGGCAGGGGACGGAGCCGAGTTGATACTTAAACTCATAAATTATAATATTATGAGTGAGGATATCTCTAATATAGCCGTTCCTGATTCGGCAAAGGTATTATTTTACCGCCTTATAGAAGTTATAAATATAGTTAAGGACAAGCTGCCTGATGTTCAGATATCCATAGACCCTCTTGGAGCCGGAAGGTTTAGTTACCACTCCGGAATAGGGTTTTCTATTTTTGCTAAAGGAGCCAAGGCAGAACTTGGGCGTGGCGGAAGGTATAAGATAGATGAAGATAGTGGCGGTATCGGTGCGACTTTATATGTGAACGAGTTGTTCAGGCTGTTGCCTCGTCCCGTCCCCAAAGAGAAGGTTCTGATACCTTTTGATACGGGGGCAGCAAAAATTGAGAGCCTGCAAAAAGAAGGTTATGTTATAGTCCATTCACTTGAACACGGTGAGGATATGAAAAAAACAGCCCAATATCTGGGTTGTTCCTGTTACTTGGACGGCAAGCAACTGAAAACGGTCTAGCTAAAAAAACGCCCCAAAAACCCTTTGCCGTTTTGTTCTTGCTGACGGTTTAGTAGTTCTTCGTATGACTTGCTTCTTTTTAGCTCATGCTTTTGTACGAATACAAAGTTTAAGCTGTCTGTTGATATATAATCGTTATTACCTGCTTCGGTGGCGACTTTAGGGCTATGGTTAACACTACTATCTATCCGTTCTAGCAACTCTCCTATATCGGATGATGTTTGTAGATCTATTTTTATACATGAGTCGGATTGTAAGTCTTCATCGAATCGCTGCTTTGAATGTGTGTTGCCCGAAACGCTTTCATAACCTTCTAAAATTAATCGACCGCGACCTTCAAATTCGTCTAATGCATCACGCAAGTCATCTGTTTGTATTGAATCACTAAGTTCGCTCAAGGAAGTTGAGGATATTGACTGTAAAATTTTCAGGTTATCGGTGTTTTTAGTATTATTGTTATTATGGAAATTAAGTTTTGATTCTGACTGACTTCGCCTTTTATCCTCACGTTTTTGTCTGGTTCTGTTCTTACCGCTATCGGCTTTTGGCTTATTATTTCCCATACCGCCCCTCCAAAACAATGACATTGTTGTTTAATTTTAGAATAATTGTAATAATTTTCTTTGCAAGAGAAAAATTCAGCGAACTATATAAGACCTCTGCATAATACGTCATCGCCTGAAAATACTTAATAAAAATAATAAGTTTACTTAATTATTTTTATTAAGTATTTCGCCAATTTGTGAAACAAATTATAGGGCGATTCTGGTGAGATTACCCTATAATTGCCTTTGGCAATTCGGGTAATGACGAGTTTTATNNNNNNNNNNNNNNNNNNNNNNNNNNGCTTCATTATTATTCTTTGAAGAAATTATTCCTTTCAGGCGGCTTTTTGTCTCGGCCAGTTATTGAAAGTAAAAATATTTTCATCAGTATCGCATACCGTAGCAGTAATACGTGCCGCTACAAGATAAGGGTCGGAGTTTGCACCCGGACGTCTGTCCTCGAAGTAGCCGTATCCTTTTTGAACCACACCAAGCGGAACACGGATAGAGCGACCACGATCGGCAGTGCCGGCACTGAACTCATGTATGCTTGAAGTTTCATGGCGACCCGTAAGTCTTTCGTGTAGATTATGACCATATAGAGGGATATGTTTATCGTGCTTTTTAGAAAGGCGAGCAACGGCATCGTCAATAGAAGCCTTACCCTTGTTTTTGTCACGGGTTTCGTTGGTAGAGAAGTTAGTATGCATTCCCGCACCGTTCCAGTCGCCTTTTATAGGCTTGTTCTCGAAAGAAACATGAACATCATATTCTTCTGCAATACGGTGAAGTAACCAGCGTGCTATCCACATGTGGTCGCAAATATTTAATACGCCGTTATCCTCATTATCGACACCTCTGTAACCGATTTGGAATTCCCACTGTCCGGGCATAACTTCAGCATTGATACCATAGAATATGATACCGGCAGCAAGACACACCGCAGCATGTTCTTCAGCAATTTCTCTTCCGAATATCTGCTCTGTTCCTACACCGCAGTAATAAGGACCCTGTGGAGCCGGATAGCCATGTTCAGGCCAGCCTAGAGGAATGTTTCTTTGGAATAAAGTATATTCTTGTTCAAAGCCGATCCACGGCTCTTTACCTGCTGCACCTGCATCAAGAACAGCCCTCAACTGGGCTCTGGAATTTGATTCGTGAACAGAATCGTCAGCATTGAAGACTTCACACATTACTATGTAGTTACCTTCACCACGGATAGGGTCTTTAACAAAATTAATAGGTCTTAACATGCAGTCGGAATTATCTCCTGTTGCCTGTGAGGTTGAAGAGCCGTCAAAGCTCCACTCAGGAAAATCTTCTATTTTAGGGTTATCAGAAAGGCTAACCACCTTTGCTTTTGAACGAATCTGACGAACAGGTACAGTACCGTCCAACCAGATATACTCTGCAAGTGCTGGGTTACTCATTTTTTTCTCCGTTTTTTTTAGCGTTGATGCAACGCGTGCATTATAATCAAAATGATTACAAAGTAAAGGGCAAAATATCGGGAAACTCTTGGTATCGGCAGTATTTTAACGAATTGGATTCTATCTTTTTAGAATGGTTGTTGTAAAGAGTCGTGATCAAAAAAACCGATATAGCCTTTTTCAACGGCAAAATAATATGCAGTTGTAAGAATAACGGTGATTATTGTAGTTACTATTATCTTCTTTTTTAAATTGGGATTCTTCGGTGCACCTTTCATGTTGCCTGAGTCCGGATTTTCTTCAGGATTTACTCCTATAGGAAGGGCTATGAACAATACAAGCCACCATAATATTACAAAAACAACAACAACCGAAGCTATGGACATTTATTAAACTGCCTGATAAATTTTTTGATGGATTGTATCGAAAATATAATTCTAATCAATGTTTTTTGCGTGACTTATTCTTATATTGTTATATAAAATATACCGATATGATAACAAAAAGAACTTCCGTAGTTGATATTAAAAAGCGTAAGAAAGGTGAGCCTATCGTTTGCCTTACCGCCTATTCAGCCCCTTTTGCCAAAATTCTTGATGAACACGCAGACCTGTTGCTGGTGGGGGATTCGGTCGGAATGGTGCTGTACGGCATGGAATCAACACTGCCTGTTACTGTCGATATGATGATAAATCACGGGCTTGCCGTAATGCGTGGTTCTAAAAAAGCATGTGTTATAGTCGATATGCCTTTTGGAAGTTATCAGGCATCAGTATCGCAGGCATTTGAAAACGCAGCTAAAATCATTAGTCTGACAGGGTGTCAGGGAGTGAAGCTTGAAGGTGGCACTGAAATGACCGATACCATCAACTTCCTTGTACAAAGGGGCATACCTGTGATGGGGCATGTGGGGCTTATGCCGCAGAGGGTCAACGCATATGGAGGCTATAGTTGCAGGGGTAAAACCAAAGAGGGCAGAGAAAAAATAATGCAGGACGCTATAGCCGTTCAAAATGCAGGTGCTTTTTCCGTTGTGATAGAAGGTGTTATAGAGCAGCTTGCCGCCGATGTGGCTAAAGAACTTGAAATACCTGTTATAGGGATTGGCGGTTCTGCCCAGTGTGACGGACAGATACTGGTTAGCGAAGATATGTCCGGTCTGTTTCAGGATTTTAAACCTAAATTTGTAAAACGCTTCGGAAATGTTGCCGAGGAACTTGAAAAAGCCGCAAAAGCATATAGTAAAGAGGTCAAATCAGGCAAGTTTCCGGCTAAAGAAAACTGTTTTTAGCATTTTAATTTTTCAAAAAGCATTTTCATACTTTCCATAGTGCCGGTATCTAATGAACGCATTATAAGATCACTTATCGCCATGTGATGCCATAATTAATGAACACTGCCTAAAAATCCACACTGCCTTCATCATCGTAAGTTTCAACTTCCAACTGATGCTGTGCGGCTTTTACCTTGCCGTAAACAACTTCAGGAAGCTTGGTCGATAATGAAGGAAAACCTGCCAAAAGGCATAGAACTACAATCTGTATTACAACAAATGGAGTGATACCTTTATATATGTCCGAGCTTAATACCGATGCGGGTGCTACTCCCCTTAAATAAAACAACGCAAAGCCAAAGGGAGGCGTAAGGAAAGATGTTTGCAGGTTTACGGCTATCATTATAGCCAGCCATATAGGGTCGGCTCCTATCATCAATAATATAGGTGCTACTATCGGCACTACCACAAATATTATCTCGATAAAATCAAGGAAGAACCCCAAAAGGAACATTACAACCATAGTAAGCAACATTGCGGTGAACAAACCACCCGGCAGGTCGCCCAATATTGAATGTACAACATCATCACCGCCAAATCCCCTGAATACCAGAGTAAATATAGCCGCACCTATTAATATGGTAAAAACCATTGAGGAAACTTTAGCAGTTGAACGCATCACCTCATTAAGGTTTTTCAGGTTAAATTCTTTTTTAAAGAATGATAATATGATAGCACCTACAGCACCTACTGCGGCAGATTCGGTTGCCGTGGCAACCCCTGTCAAAATAGAGCCGAGAACTATTAATATCAGCAGCAAAGGAGGCAATAAAGATTTTGCCAAGTCTGTGAATCTTATATCCTTTTTGGTTTTTTGTGCAGGTGTTTTATCAGGAAATAACTTACTATATATAATAAGCCAAGCTATATATAACATGACAAGGATTAGTCCCGGTATCAACGCCCCTACGAACAGATCGGCAATTGAAACCGGATCAGGTGATAAATTACCCATTTTCATTTGTGCCGTCTGGTTGGCACTTGATATCTGGTCGCCAAGCAATATCAGGACTATAGATGGCGGAATTATCTGCCCCAAAGTACCGGCGGCACATATAGTGCCTGACGATATGCGAGAGCAGTAACCGGCTTTCAGCATCGTAGGTAATGATATAAGCCCCATGGTCACAACGGTAGCTCCGACTATTCCTGTTGAGGCAGCAAGTATCGCCCCCACCAGAACAACCGATACCCCAAGACCGGAACTCATTTTACCAAACGCCAGCGACATTCCTTCCAAAAGCTCTTCGGCTATTTTCGCCCGTTCAAGCATTACTCCCATAAACACGAATAGCGGTATTGATATCAAAAGGTCATTTCTCATTATGCCGTATATGCGGTTAGGTAGTGCCGATAGATATGCCATATCGAATAAACCAAGCGTTGAGCCTATACAGGCAAAAATAAGCGAAACTCCCGATAACACAAACGCTACGGGGAAGCCTGAAAGCAAAGCACAAAAAAGGGTTATCAGCATTATGACAAGAAGAATGGTCATCGCTTCTCTCTTAAAGTGATAATTGATTTACAGATGGTTGAAATTCCCTGCAAGGTAAGTGTGAAACAAAATACCCAGATAAAGGATTTTAAAACGAACACTCCCGGCATACCGTTATATTCAGACGATGATTCTTTTATCTCCCATGAACTTGAGATAAATTCAAACGAAAAATAACCGATTGCAATACATACGGGAAATAAGAATATTATAGTACCTACCAGTTCAACTATGGCTTTTTTGCGTTTATTTAATTGCTGATATAATACGTCAACACGCACATGCTTGTCGTCAAGCAGGGTATAACCGGCAGTCGCCAAAAATAAAATAGCATGCATGAAGCCCACAAGCTCCTGCTGCCATACAAGGTTTATGTTTAAAACATAACGGCTAATTACATTAAAGAACATCAACAACACCATGACAAGTGCCAGCCACGAAAATAACCTGCCCATAGTGCGGTTTGTGCTGTCAATAGTACATGAGAGTTTTAATAATTTCTGCATGCCTGCGGATTATAAATATTTTTTTCGGTTTAGCTACAATA
The Alphaproteobacteria bacterium CG11_big_fil_rev_8_21_14_0_20_39_49 DNA segment above includes these coding regions:
- a CDS encoding C4-dicarboxylate ABC transporter gives rise to the protein MTILLVIMLITLFCALLSGFPVAFVLSGVSLIFACIGSTLGLFDMAYLSALPNRIYGIMRNDLLISIPLFVFMGVMLERAKIAEELLEGMSLAFGKMSSGLGVSVVLVGAILAASTGIVGATVVTMGLISLPTMLKAGYCSRISSGTICAAGTLGQIIPPSIVLILLGDQISSANQTAQMKMGNLSPDPVSIADLFVGALIPGLILVMLYIAWLIIYSKLFPDKTPAQKTKKDIRFTDLAKSLLPPLLLILIVLGSILTGVATATESAAVGAVGAIILSFFKKEFNLKNLNEVMRSTAKVSSMVFTILIGAAIFTLVFRGFGGDDVVHSILGDLPGGLFTAMLLTMVVMFLLGFFLDFIEIIFVVVPIVAPILLMIGADPIWLAIMIAVNLQTSFLTPPFGFALFYLRGVAPASVLSSDIYKGITPFVVIQIVVLCLLAGFPSLSTKLPEVVYGKVKAAQHQLEVETYDDEGSVDF
- a CDS encoding glutamine synthetase — translated: MSNPALAEYIWLDGTVPVRQIRSKAKVVSLSDNPKIEDFPEWSFDGSSTSQATGDNSDCMLRPINFVKDPIRGEGNYIVMCEVFNADDSVHESNSRAQLRAVLDAGAAGKEPWIGFEQEYTLFQRNIPLGWPEHGYPAPQGPYYCGVGTEQIFGREIAEEHAAVCLAAGIIFYGINAEVMPGQWEFQIGYRGVDNEDNGVLNICDHMWIARWLLHRIAEEYDVHVSFENKPIKGDWNGAGMHTNFSTNETRDKNKGKASIDDAVARLSKKHDKHIPLYGHNLHERLTGRHETSSIHEFSAGTADRGRSIRVPLGVVQKGYGYFEDRRPGANSDPYLVAARITATVCDTDENIFTFNNWPRQKAA
- a CDS encoding ATP phosphoribosyltransferase regulatory subunit, producing MNKALLPTGLHDLLFPKAGAQINIVAKISKHVEGYGYQKVSPPAIEYEDSLFAGAGRFLKKNTFRFMDPQSDKMMGVRSDMTVQIARIAATRLVNTPKPLRLSYAGDVFRVKGDGLHAERQFTQTGIELIGVDNAYADAEVVIVALGALKAAGVKRLCIDFNLPDLAGIVLKELGFKKEDRKPLFSAIKRKDETAINNLAGDGAELILKLINYNIMSEDISNIAVPDSAKVLFYRLIEVINIVKDKLPDVQISIDPLGAGRFSYHSGIGFSIFAKGAKAELGRGGRYKIDEDSGGIGATLYVNELFRLLPRPVPKEKVLIPFDTGAAKIESLQKEGYVIVHSLEHGEDMKKTAQYLGCSCYLDGKQLKTV
- a CDS encoding C4-dicarboxylate ABC transporter permease, giving the protein MQKLLKLSCTIDSTNRTMGRLFSWLALVMVLLMFFNVISRYVLNINLVWQQELVGFMHAILFLATAGYTLLDDKHVRVDVLYQQLNKRKKAIVELVGTIIFLFPVCIAIGYFSFEFISSSWEIKESSSEYNGMPGVFVLKSFIWVFCFTLTLQGISTICKSIITLREKR
- the panB gene encoding 3-methyl-2-oxobutanoate hydroxymethyltransferase, with the protein product MITKRTSVVDIKKRKKGEPIVCLTAYSAPFAKILDEHADLLLVGDSVGMVLYGMESTLPVTVDMMINHGLAVMRGSKKACVIVDMPFGSYQASVSQAFENAAKIISLTGCQGVKLEGGTEMTDTINFLVQRGIPVMGHVGLMPQRVNAYGGYSCRGKTKEGREKIMQDAIAVQNAGAFSVVIEGVIEQLAADVAKELEIPVIGIGGSAQCDGQILVSEDMSGLFQDFKPKFVKRFGNVAEELEKAAKAYSKEVKSGKFPAKENCF